Proteins from a single region of Synechococcus sp. WH 8109:
- a CDS encoding translocation/assembly module TamB domain-containing protein, which translates to MGKTRRRTWLVAGSFVLVGAGTAGFIALDRAAERILSRARPSLERTLSGPLGHDVDLGPYEGLRPLALGIAIGPSRILPSAADPSELSLEGLEVSLAPFASLRRLQPVLQITVHKLRGQLQANEVGRYWTFGPLSGDGALPRLGVQYRFADPALLRFGPQQQTLELRSRGAVRFGEAFFSTASELRWLEAEGVLRLDGQGHWDRPRFRLRTRLDQLNLKPLGAVIAPAQDLDASGTLEGDVQIGWADGSFNCRGGLSLKRLELAALNSTRLRVACKGDQLKLQPATLRFGAFEARASGSVALNKSFDLQADVRRKDLSSASQDRLKLRIQGPWAEPRWSADGEIKLPEATGLNTVLKLDAQWSIPWLQDQQPSVAVDRLRLSAPGLRFGLAGRIGSQVDLSSTELQIDPRFWSALPTMQAGLGQTAPILGTVDVSGALASPELSLKLGQASNPLLDEWSFQTRWSSEDSALVLDYFTSPLLRAEARLPFQLAQGRLQTGELQSGFELQPFSLSRFTPLIGTALGGQVAARGRVDGPLSGLQPDINLMLNQPRVGALQVPERWQGSLNGELGRGARLAMVAQQPALPGTLVAELDADAWPKTVLLRRGEGQLRLHELAPAGEQRRYRWRAADLNIDGLRLIVPPVNQPKAVAGQLTGAGSLAMAPLAIRGSAAISEASMAGVAVQSLELEGSLRDGRFQANAALTPLQGSIRLKARGDLGGRMHSGIEAEGLDVTWLTLLARQLRGSDPYPGLAPGPAEDLGTLFINTFGGSLDGQLRALAASRRALEAYALAHPRKGPELERLEGRVNLSGTIDGSDPKRLKADLIAKAHLWVEGDDQVKALQLEPMVATLRGPLLGGSGDLYLLQVPLSLLALLAPVPPQLRGSVGIRGRYDLSGTAPLLVSDLVLDSATLAGQPLQLEQRSVVVERDLIRLNLALKGGESKEAVTVSGTVPFNPDSNLNLRLESHGDALGVLTLLAGDSLAVKQGSTNLRLLLRGPLNQPQANGFVVVSNGDLSIGEQELSRINASILFDFDRVLVQRLEAEVGRGGLLRGSGSLGLFTPQSGASPLTLQISQGQIRQPIVQFQADGELQVSGALVQPVLSGNLELSRGTLRPQSGFFGRLRRGELQALAPTGVEGSSAAVQLGPQALKTLLEEEWDFQEPLVLMGPNRSIQAPDQLQRFMPKLPAIRFENLRLALGPDIEVLMPPWISFKGGGAVTLNGPLDPSLKARGLIQLNSGRIWVPPLAPLRLDPQAANAAVFTPSLGLVPYVDIAMQARVADTVSAGTNDQITSANLFASNGTGSAYVGGGQLRLVRVMVQVSGPANRLGESNNLVLRSSPPMSEQQLLGLIGGNTLSSLGGTGGAALATMLSQSLLSPVLGTLTDAMGQRLQVAIFPTYVNPEVKSEKERTSGRVSPTLTVVTEFGVALTDRFNLSVLMAPNTTDVPPQGTVSYRLTPTTSVSAAMDANGTWQSQLQVFFRF; encoded by the coding sequence ATGGGGAAAACGCGGCGCAGGACCTGGTTGGTTGCGGGAAGTTTCGTTCTGGTCGGGGCTGGAACAGCAGGCTTCATCGCCCTTGATCGCGCTGCCGAACGCATCCTGAGCCGGGCACGCCCCAGTTTGGAGCGCACGTTGTCGGGTCCTCTGGGCCACGACGTGGATCTTGGTCCTTACGAGGGACTTCGCCCCTTGGCCCTGGGGATCGCCATCGGGCCTAGTCGGATCTTGCCGTCGGCGGCGGATCCTTCTGAGCTGAGCCTGGAGGGGCTGGAGGTGAGCCTTGCTCCCTTTGCGAGTCTTCGGCGTCTGCAGCCGGTTCTGCAGATCACGGTGCACAAGCTGCGCGGCCAGTTGCAGGCCAATGAGGTTGGTCGGTACTGGACCTTTGGGCCACTGAGCGGCGACGGCGCCCTGCCGCGACTTGGCGTCCAGTACCGGTTTGCCGATCCTGCACTGCTCCGTTTCGGTCCTCAGCAGCAGACCCTTGAACTCCGCAGTCGGGGCGCAGTTCGGTTCGGGGAGGCTTTTTTCAGCACCGCATCGGAACTTCGCTGGCTCGAAGCTGAAGGGGTGCTACGGCTCGATGGACAAGGGCATTGGGATCGCCCTCGCTTCAGGCTTCGAACGCGGCTGGATCAGCTCAACCTGAAACCTTTGGGGGCCGTCATTGCCCCTGCTCAGGATCTGGATGCCTCTGGGACGTTGGAGGGAGATGTTCAGATCGGCTGGGCCGATGGGTCGTTCAACTGCCGAGGTGGGCTCAGCCTCAAGCGTCTCGAACTTGCTGCGCTGAACAGCACTCGTCTCAGGGTCGCTTGCAAGGGCGATCAACTCAAGCTGCAGCCCGCAACACTGCGTTTTGGAGCCTTTGAGGCTCGGGCCTCAGGGTCTGTTGCATTGAACAAGAGCTTTGATCTCCAGGCTGACGTTCGCCGCAAAGACCTCAGCTCTGCAAGCCAGGACCGGTTGAAGCTCAGGATCCAGGGCCCCTGGGCGGAGCCCCGGTGGAGTGCAGACGGTGAGATCAAGCTGCCTGAGGCCACAGGGCTCAACACAGTCCTGAAGCTGGACGCTCAGTGGAGCATCCCCTGGCTGCAAGACCAGCAACCGTCTGTTGCCGTGGACAGACTCCGCCTCAGTGCCCCGGGACTGCGCTTCGGGCTGGCTGGGAGGATTGGATCCCAAGTGGATCTGAGCAGCACGGAGCTGCAGATCGATCCACGCTTCTGGTCTGCGCTGCCGACCATGCAGGCCGGACTGGGCCAAACCGCTCCGATCCTTGGAACCGTCGACGTCAGTGGTGCGTTGGCGTCACCGGAGCTGAGCCTGAAGCTTGGCCAGGCGTCCAACCCTTTGCTGGACGAGTGGTCGTTTCAGACCCGATGGTCCTCGGAGGATTCCGCTCTGGTGCTGGATTACTTCACCAGTCCGCTGTTGCGGGCGGAAGCGCGCCTTCCTTTTCAACTGGCTCAGGGGCGGTTGCAAACCGGTGAGCTTCAGAGCGGCTTTGAACTCCAACCTTTCAGCCTGAGCCGTTTCACCCCCTTGATCGGCACGGCGCTGGGCGGGCAGGTGGCGGCGCGGGGTCGCGTGGATGGTCCCCTGTCGGGGCTTCAGCCCGACATCAACCTGATGCTGAATCAACCCCGCGTTGGTGCTTTGCAGGTTCCCGAACGCTGGCAAGGCAGCCTCAACGGTGAACTGGGCCGTGGTGCTCGTCTGGCGATGGTTGCTCAGCAGCCTGCCTTGCCCGGCACGCTCGTGGCTGAACTCGATGCCGATGCTTGGCCCAAGACCGTGCTCTTGCGCCGGGGTGAGGGGCAGTTGCGCTTGCACGAGCTGGCTCCGGCTGGAGAGCAACGCCGCTACCGCTGGCGTGCAGCTGACCTCAACATCGATGGACTTCGTTTAATCGTTCCGCCGGTCAACCAGCCCAAAGCGGTGGCAGGTCAGCTCACGGGTGCAGGGAGCCTTGCCATGGCCCCCCTCGCGATCCGTGGGTCTGCCGCCATTTCGGAAGCCTCGATGGCGGGGGTTGCCGTGCAGAGCCTCGAGCTGGAGGGTTCCCTCAGGGATGGGCGTTTTCAGGCCAATGCAGCACTGACTCCCTTGCAGGGCAGCATCCGGTTGAAGGCCCGTGGCGACCTGGGTGGCCGGATGCACAGCGGCATCGAGGCCGAAGGCCTGGATGTGACCTGGTTGACGCTTCTGGCCCGTCAGTTGAGGGGGAGCGATCCCTATCCGGGCCTGGCCCCCGGCCCTGCCGAGGATCTCGGAACCCTGTTCATCAACACCTTTGGCGGATCGCTTGATGGTCAGTTGCGAGCTCTGGCGGCATCGCGCCGGGCACTTGAGGCTTATGCCCTGGCCCACCCCCGCAAGGGCCCTGAGCTGGAGCGTCTGGAGGGGCGAGTCAATCTGTCGGGAACGATCGACGGTTCTGATCCGAAGCGCCTGAAGGCCGATCTGATCGCCAAGGCCCATCTTTGGGTTGAGGGGGATGACCAGGTCAAGGCACTCCAGCTTGAACCGATGGTCGCCACGCTTCGCGGCCCGTTGCTCGGTGGATCCGGTGACCTCTACCTGCTGCAGGTTCCGCTCTCTCTGCTGGCGTTGTTGGCTCCTGTGCCGCCGCAGCTCCGCGGCAGTGTTGGCATCCGCGGCCGCTACGACCTCAGCGGAACGGCTCCCTTGCTGGTTTCCGATCTGGTGCTCGACTCAGCCACCCTGGCGGGCCAGCCCCTGCAGTTGGAGCAGCGATCGGTTGTCGTTGAGCGTGACTTGATCCGCCTGAACTTGGCCCTGAAGGGAGGCGAGAGCAAGGAAGCCGTCACCGTGTCCGGCACGGTGCCCTTCAACCCCGATTCGAATTTGAACCTGAGGCTGGAAAGCCATGGGGATGCCCTTGGCGTGTTGACGCTTTTGGCCGGGGATTCCTTGGCTGTCAAGCAGGGGAGCACCAATCTACGGCTGTTGCTGCGCGGGCCGTTGAACCAACCGCAAGCCAATGGCTTTGTGGTGGTCAGTAATGGAGATCTCAGCATCGGTGAACAGGAGCTGAGTCGGATCAACGCCTCGATCCTGTTCGATTTCGATCGCGTCTTGGTGCAACGCCTGGAGGCTGAAGTGGGCCGCGGCGGCTTGCTGCGCGGTTCTGGAAGCCTTGGCTTGTTCACCCCCCAGAGCGGGGCTTCACCGCTCACCCTGCAAATCAGCCAAGGGCAGATTCGACAGCCGATCGTGCAGTTCCAGGCCGATGGCGAACTGCAGGTGTCTGGAGCTTTAGTGCAACCCGTCCTCTCCGGAAATCTGGAACTGTCGCGGGGCACGCTTCGGCCCCAGTCCGGCTTCTTCGGACGGTTGCGGCGGGGCGAACTTCAAGCCCTGGCACCCACCGGTGTGGAGGGCTCCTCTGCGGCGGTGCAGCTTGGTCCTCAGGCGTTGAAAACACTTTTGGAGGAGGAGTGGGACTTTCAGGAACCTCTGGTCCTGATGGGTCCCAACCGATCCATTCAAGCTCCGGATCAGCTGCAACGGTTCATGCCGAAACTGCCGGCCATCCGCTTTGAGAACCTTCGGCTGGCCCTCGGCCCTGATATCGAGGTGCTGATGCCCCCCTGGATCAGCTTCAAAGGGGGAGGCGCTGTCACGTTGAACGGCCCCTTGGATCCCTCGCTCAAGGCACGAGGCTTAATCCAGCTCAATTCCGGCAGGATCTGGGTACCCCCTCTGGCTCCACTGCGTTTGGACCCACAGGCGGCCAATGCAGCGGTGTTCACGCCTTCGCTGGGGCTTGTCCCCTACGTGGATATCGCCATGCAAGCCAGGGTCGCTGACACCGTTAGTGCGGGCACCAACGATCAGATCACCAGCGCAAACCTCTTTGCTTCGAATGGAACGGGCAGTGCCTATGTCGGTGGTGGTCAACTGCGGCTGGTGAGGGTCATGGTCCAGGTCAGCGGACCGGCCAACCGTCTGGGTGAAAGCAACAACCTTGTCCTGCGCAGCTCGCCACCGATGAGCGAGCAACAACTGTTGGGTTTAATCGGTGGCAACACCCTGTCTTCCCTGGGTGGAACAGGTGGCGCCGCGTTGGCCACGATGCTGAGTCAGTCGCTGCTCTCACCGGTGCTGGGCACGTTGACCGATGCCATGGGACAACGGCTTCAGGTGGCGATTTTTCCCACCTACGTCAACCCCGAGGTGAAATCAGAGAAGGAGCGCACCTCCGGCCGTGTTTCACCAACACTGACAGTGGTGACGGAGTTTGGTGTGGCGTTGACCGA
- a CDS encoding Ycf51 family protein, translated as MAFDQLLLTAAPWLGWSGLGLGALTAVAFLTKWGIRFRLVGVSSFTLLLAVSCWAFGVSYTPPVVVEGAVRAPIVFDNGNDLVVAQVPADLAPTTVQATLEQLEGNLRGSGRSSSTVLVRLRGIQSEGDGLGRPVILGELSKTLR; from the coding sequence ATGGCCTTCGATCAGCTGCTGCTTACTGCCGCTCCCTGGCTGGGTTGGTCTGGGCTTGGGCTTGGAGCACTAACGGCAGTTGCCTTCCTCACCAAATGGGGCATTCGGTTTCGACTGGTCGGCGTGAGCAGCTTCACCTTGCTGCTGGCCGTGAGTTGCTGGGCATTCGGCGTGAGCTACACACCGCCAGTAGTAGTGGAGGGTGCAGTGCGGGCACCGATCGTGTTCGACAACGGCAACGACCTTGTGGTGGCCCAGGTTCCTGCCGACCTAGCCCCAACAACAGTTCAAGCCACCCTGGAGCAATTGGAGGGCAACCTGCGCGGCTCAGGTCGCTCCAGCAGCACCGTGCTGGTGCGGTTGCGGGGCATCCAATCGGAGGGCGATGGGCTGGGACGCCCCGTCATCCTGGGCGAGTTGAGCAAGACCTTGCGTTGA
- a CDS encoding DUF4332 domain-containing protein, with the protein MPNFNDTIEELPQSFRREQKELDRAGIKRWSSIRDLTDLQLSQLARSGQASARNLKRLRGMANLACRLDLPPQDAALLMHAGIATPAALAACTPERLVRQTGRLERSLGTKRPAVVDLRVAGDWIRRARQLAN; encoded by the coding sequence ATGCCGAACTTCAACGACACGATCGAGGAGCTCCCCCAGTCGTTTCGCAGGGAACAAAAGGAACTGGACCGGGCCGGTATCAAGCGCTGGTCCAGCATCCGTGATCTAACGGATCTGCAACTGAGCCAACTCGCCCGCAGTGGCCAGGCTTCCGCCCGAAACCTCAAGCGGCTGCGGGGCATGGCCAATTTGGCCTGCCGCTTGGATTTGCCTCCCCAGGACGCCGCGCTGCTGATGCATGCGGGCATCGCCACGCCCGCCGCTCTGGCGGCATGCACCCCCGAACGTCTTGTGCGCCAGACCGGAAGGCTGGAGCGCAGCCTTGGAACCAAACGGCCCGCCGTGGTGGATCTGCGGGTGGCCGGCGATTGGATCCGCCGCGCCAGGCAACTGGCGAACTGA
- a CDS encoding CocE/NonD family hydrolase, whose translation MSAETSRIACRSAALRTADCVVLRSRLWHPSGEGPWPALLMRQPYGSRIASTVTYAHPSWWASHGFLVVVQDVRGQGESEGRFRGFGQEAADTTATHAWVRQLPECNGRLGVYGFSYQGLTQLTAAESAPPPECTAPAMTGLDERRHWSCEGGAHWWHLGLGWGLQLAALQAQRRGDATAWLEIRRSLEDNRYLRDGPSLLERHDPEGMAWSWLKNDPSNAQQWTVHHAPESWLQRPMLLIGGWWDPHLVGLLDLWHRSQVAGGQPSLHIGPASHLQWWPGTQQLMLQFFQQHLQDRPPQEPKPSHQLWNITQHQWDAIPAPATGRSASWGLRSNGLACIDPSDGALVADGEGEGSVVIVHDPWRPVPAIGGHLGTTPGPAERTAVDQRNDVATFTTAPLIDELLLSGQPHLLLDAEADQPGFDLCISLSRLSAEANSVEQLSTGVVRVRGEEALQPARRSVTLQPLHASLACGDRLRISVAAAAWPAIGVNPGHDALPCGAPSPEHRVVTLTLKLADSTLQMNPFDSGRLKLD comes from the coding sequence ATGTCCGCTGAAACAAGCAGAATTGCCTGCCGGTCTGCAGCGCTGAGGACGGCAGATTGTGTGGTGCTGCGGTCACGGTTGTGGCACCCCAGCGGAGAAGGCCCCTGGCCTGCCCTGCTAATGCGGCAGCCCTACGGGAGCCGCATCGCCTCAACCGTCACCTATGCCCACCCCAGCTGGTGGGCTTCCCATGGCTTCCTGGTGGTCGTTCAGGACGTAAGAGGACAAGGGGAGTCGGAGGGACGTTTCCGGGGATTTGGTCAGGAAGCGGCCGACACCACCGCCACCCATGCCTGGGTGAGGCAGCTGCCGGAATGCAATGGACGCCTGGGGGTCTACGGGTTTTCGTATCAGGGCCTGACCCAGCTCACCGCAGCTGAGTCGGCCCCACCGCCGGAGTGCACCGCTCCGGCGATGACCGGCCTGGACGAACGACGCCATTGGAGTTGTGAAGGCGGTGCCCACTGGTGGCACCTCGGCCTTGGCTGGGGGCTACAGCTGGCGGCCCTCCAGGCCCAGCGACGCGGAGATGCAACGGCCTGGCTGGAGATTCGTCGAAGCCTTGAAGACAACCGCTATCTGCGGGACGGACCAAGCCTGCTGGAGCGCCATGACCCCGAAGGCATGGCCTGGAGCTGGTTAAAAAACGACCCCAGCAACGCTCAGCAGTGGACAGTTCATCACGCCCCGGAGAGCTGGCTTCAGCGGCCGATGCTGTTGATCGGTGGATGGTGGGATCCGCATCTGGTGGGTCTGCTGGACCTCTGGCATCGCAGCCAGGTGGCCGGCGGGCAGCCATCCCTGCACATCGGGCCGGCCTCCCATCTGCAGTGGTGGCCGGGAACCCAGCAGCTGATGCTTCAGTTCTTCCAACAGCATTTGCAGGATCGCCCCCCGCAGGAGCCGAAGCCCAGCCACCAGCTCTGGAACATCACCCAGCATCAGTGGGATGCGATCCCCGCACCGGCCACGGGCAGATCAGCGTCATGGGGACTGCGCAGCAATGGACTGGCCTGCATAGACCCAAGCGACGGTGCCCTTGTGGCGGATGGAGAAGGAGAAGGAAGCGTGGTCATCGTTCATGACCCTTGGCGACCGGTTCCAGCCATCGGTGGACACCTCGGGACAACCCCTGGGCCGGCGGAGCGCACGGCCGTGGATCAACGCAACGACGTTGCAACATTCACCACTGCACCCCTGATTGATGAGCTGCTGCTGTCGGGTCAACCGCACCTCCTGCTGGACGCTGAAGCGGACCAGCCCGGGTTTGATCTCTGCATCAGCCTCTCGCGCCTGTCCGCGGAAGCCAACAGCGTTGAACAACTGAGCACGGGAGTCGTACGGGTTCGCGGTGAGGAGGCGTTGCAGCCAGCCAGGCGCAGCGTGACCCTCCAGCCGCTGCACGCGAGCCTGGCTTGTGGCGATCGACTGAGAATCTCAGTTGCCGCAGCAGCGTGGCCCGCCATTGGCGTCAACCCTGGCCACGATGCCCTGCCCTGCGGAGCACCAAGCCCAGAGCATCGTGTGGTGACGCTGACACTGAAACTTGCTGACTCCACCCTGCAGATGAACCCCTTTGATTCCGGCAGACTGAAGCTCGACTGA
- the glgB gene encoding 1,4-alpha-glucan branching protein GlgB → MGVAAVLDWMVQDGERLANCRHDHPFAVLGPQPSDQGWTVRMWMPEAQTVTLLQAGDEIAMTTPNHPWVFEAQLNRDPGCTYRVRVERGGIVHEQHDPWAFRGEWMGEMDRHLFAEGNHHHIWQKMGAHLTQRDGVKGVMFCLWAPSALTVSVIGDLNSWDGRHHPMQQRVGGIWELFIPGLEEGHLYKYEIRTQDGHCYQKADPYGFQHEVRPDNSSVVARLGGFQWSDQGWMQKRDSSNALDQPISVYEMHLGSWIHASADEPWIQPDGTPRTPVPAAEMKPGARLLTYAELADRLIPYVKERGFTHIEVMPITEHPFDGSWGYQVTGWYAPTSRYGKPDEFRAFVDRCHAEGIGVIIDWVPGHFPKDAHGLAFFDGTHLYEHSDPRIGEHKEWGTLIFNYSRNEVRNFLVANLVFWFEQFHIDGIRVDAVASMLYRDYLRPDGEWLPNENGGRENTEAVRFLQQANHVLFQHFPGALSIAEESTTWPMVTQPTDSGGLGFNLKWNMGWMHDMLDYFELDPWFRQFHQNNITFSIWYTYTENFMLALSHDEVVHGKSHLLHKMPGDDWQKYANTRALLSYMWTHPGKKTIFMGMEFGQRAEWNVWGDLQWDLLNYEPHKGIQRLVDDLNVLYKAEPALWRDDFDQFGFQWIDCNDNRHSVISFMRRESASGTWLVVVANFTPQSHSHYRVGVPLSGFYEEIFNSDAAKYGGSNLGNMGGKPTDEWGIHGYENSLDLCLPPLSLMVFKHDPKRSLSSSEPNNIV, encoded by the coding sequence ATGGGTGTCGCCGCAGTCCTCGACTGGATGGTGCAGGACGGCGAACGGTTGGCGAATTGTCGCCATGACCACCCGTTTGCGGTACTTGGTCCTCAACCCTCGGATCAGGGTTGGACAGTGCGGATGTGGATGCCGGAAGCCCAAACAGTCACCCTTTTGCAAGCTGGTGACGAGATCGCCATGACAACGCCGAACCACCCCTGGGTGTTCGAGGCACAGCTCAACAGAGACCCCGGCTGCACTTACCGGGTCAGGGTTGAGCGGGGCGGGATTGTGCATGAACAACACGACCCCTGGGCCTTCCGCGGCGAATGGATGGGCGAAATGGATCGCCACCTTTTTGCTGAAGGCAACCATCACCACATTTGGCAAAAGATGGGTGCCCACCTCACCCAGCGTGACGGGGTCAAGGGTGTGATGTTCTGTCTGTGGGCGCCCAGCGCTCTCACCGTCTCCGTGATTGGAGATCTGAATTCGTGGGACGGACGTCACCACCCCATGCAGCAGCGCGTCGGAGGAATCTGGGAACTGTTCATCCCCGGCCTCGAGGAGGGACATCTCTACAAGTACGAAATCCGTACCCAGGATGGTCACTGCTACCAAAAGGCTGATCCTTACGGCTTCCAACACGAGGTTCGCCCGGACAACAGCTCCGTTGTGGCTCGCCTGGGCGGATTTCAATGGTCCGATCAAGGCTGGATGCAGAAGCGCGACAGCAGCAACGCGCTCGATCAACCGATCTCGGTGTATGAAATGCACCTGGGCAGCTGGATCCACGCCTCAGCGGACGAGCCCTGGATTCAACCCGACGGCACCCCTCGGACGCCCGTTCCCGCAGCGGAGATGAAGCCCGGCGCTCGCCTGCTTACCTATGCCGAACTCGCCGATCGCCTGATTCCTTACGTCAAGGAGAGGGGCTTCACCCACATCGAGGTGATGCCGATCACCGAGCATCCCTTCGACGGCTCCTGGGGTTATCAGGTGACGGGTTGGTATGCCCCCACCAGCCGCTACGGAAAGCCAGATGAATTCCGGGCCTTCGTGGATCGCTGTCACGCCGAAGGCATCGGCGTGATCATCGACTGGGTTCCGGGCCACTTCCCAAAGGATGCCCACGGCCTGGCCTTCTTTGATGGCACCCATCTCTATGAACACAGTGATCCCCGGATCGGGGAACACAAGGAATGGGGAACACTGATCTTCAATTACAGCCGCAACGAGGTTCGTAATTTCCTCGTCGCCAACCTGGTGTTCTGGTTCGAGCAGTTCCACATAGATGGCATTCGCGTGGATGCCGTGGCCTCGATGCTCTATCGCGACTACCTGCGTCCCGACGGGGAATGGCTCCCCAATGAGAACGGTGGTCGGGAGAACACCGAAGCTGTTCGCTTCCTGCAGCAGGCCAACCACGTGCTGTTCCAGCACTTCCCAGGGGCCCTCTCGATCGCGGAGGAATCAACCACCTGGCCGATGGTGACGCAGCCCACGGACAGCGGCGGCCTCGGATTCAACCTCAAATGGAACATGGGTTGGATGCATGACATGCTCGATTACTTCGAGCTGGACCCGTGGTTCCGCCAGTTCCACCAGAACAACATCACGTTCTCGATCTGGTACACCTACACCGAGAACTTCATGCTGGCCCTGAGCCACGATGAAGTGGTGCACGGGAAGAGCCATCTCCTGCACAAGATGCCGGGAGATGACTGGCAGAAGTACGCCAACACCCGGGCGTTGCTCTCCTACATGTGGACGCACCCCGGCAAGAAGACGATCTTCATGGGGATGGAATTCGGCCAGCGGGCTGAATGGAATGTGTGGGGCGATCTCCAGTGGGATCTGCTCAACTACGAACCTCACAAGGGCATCCAGCGGTTGGTGGATGACCTCAACGTTCTCTACAAGGCAGAACCGGCCCTCTGGCGCGACGACTTCGACCAATTCGGCTTCCAGTGGATCGATTGCAACGACAACCGCCACTCCGTGATCAGCTTCATGCGTCGGGAGAGTGCCAGCGGCACCTGGCTAGTGGTGGTTGCGAACTTCACGCCCCAAAGTCACTCCCACTACCGCGTGGGCGTTCCGCTCTCCGGCTTCTACGAGGAGATCTTCAACTCAGATGCAGCCAAATACGGCGGCAGCAACCTCGGCAACATGGGTGGCAAACCAACGGACGAGTGGGGCATCCACGGCTACGAGAACTCCTTGGATCTCTGCCTGCCGCCGCTGAGCCTGATGGTGTTCAAGCACGACCCGAAACGCAGCCTGAGCAGCAGCGAGCCGAACAACATCGTGTGA
- the hemE gene encoding uroporphyrinogen decarboxylase, producing MSDSLPLLLRAARGESVERPPVWMMRQAGRYMKIYRDLRDKYPSFRERSENPDLSYEISMQPFHAFKPDGVILFSDILTPLPGMGIDFDIIESKGPQIGDPIRSMDQVDALHPLNPAESMPFVGEVLGRLRQSVGNEAAVLGFVGAPWTLAAYVVEGKSSKNYAVIKAMAFREPEILHKLLDHFAESIANYLRYQIDSGAQVVQMFDSWAGQLSPADYDTFAAPYQKKVVDLVKQTHPDTPFILYISGSAGVIERMANTGVDIVSLDWTVDMAEALARLPEHVGVQGNVDPGLLFGTPEAIEARIDDCVRKARGRKHILNLGHGILPGTPEENGEAFFRAGKSVMDRLGAVV from the coding sequence ATGAGCGACTCTTTACCCCTGCTCCTGCGTGCTGCGCGCGGTGAATCGGTGGAGCGTCCTCCGGTGTGGATGATGCGCCAGGCCGGTCGCTACATGAAGATCTACCGGGACTTGCGGGACAAGTACCCCAGCTTCCGTGAGCGTTCCGAAAACCCTGATCTCTCTTATGAGATCTCGATGCAGCCGTTTCACGCCTTCAAGCCCGATGGCGTGATCCTGTTCTCCGACATCCTCACTCCCCTGCCGGGGATGGGAATCGATTTCGACATCATCGAGAGCAAAGGCCCTCAGATCGGCGATCCAATCCGGAGCATGGACCAGGTGGATGCTCTGCACCCGCTCAACCCCGCCGAGTCGATGCCCTTTGTGGGTGAGGTGCTGGGTCGTCTCCGCCAAAGCGTTGGCAACGAAGCAGCTGTTCTCGGCTTCGTTGGTGCTCCCTGGACCCTTGCCGCCTACGTGGTAGAAGGCAAGAGCAGCAAAAACTACGCGGTGATCAAGGCCATGGCCTTCCGCGAACCCGAGATCCTGCACAAGCTGCTCGACCACTTCGCCGAGTCGATCGCCAATTACCTGCGCTACCAGATTGATTCCGGCGCCCAGGTAGTGCAGATGTTTGATTCCTGGGCCGGCCAGCTCAGCCCGGCGGACTACGACACCTTCGCTGCTCCCTATCAGAAGAAGGTGGTGGATCTGGTCAAGCAGACGCACCCTGACACCCCCTTCATCCTCTACATCTCCGGCAGCGCCGGCGTGATCGAGCGGATGGCCAACACCGGTGTTGACATCGTTTCGCTGGATTGGACCGTGGACATGGCCGAAGCCTTGGCTCGTCTGCCGGAGCACGTTGGTGTTCAGGGCAACGTGGATCCCGGCCTGCTATTCGGCACCCCGGAGGCGATTGAGGCCCGCATCGATGACTGCGTGCGCAAGGCCCGCGGCCGGAAGCACATCCTCAACCTCGGCCATGGAATCCTGCCGGGTACACCGGAAGAGAATGGTGAAGCCTTCTTCCGGGCCGGCAAGAGCGTGATGGACCGTCTCGGGGCTGTCGTTTGA